One stretch of Streptomyces sp. MMBL 11-1 DNA includes these proteins:
- the dapE gene encoding succinyl-diaminopimelate desuccinylase codes for MADSTLDLTLDGPALTARLVDFPSVSGEEKVLADAIESALRALPHLTVDRHGNNVVARTDLGRAERVVLAGHIDTVPIADNVPSRLDGDGILWGCGTSDMKSGVAVQLRIAATVPEPNRDLTFIFYDNEEVAAHLNGLGHIADAHPGWLAGDFAVLLEPSDGEVEGGCQGTLRVHLRTAGERAHSARSWMGANAVHAAAPILARLAAYEPRRPVIDGLEYHEGLNAVGIEGGVATNVIPDACTVVVNYRYAPDRTEEEAIAHVREVFADCGVAEIVIDDHSGAAMPGLSHPAAQAFMAAVGGTARPKFGWTDVSRFGALGVPAVNYGPGDPMYAHKRDEHVAVAKITHCEDRLRSWLTG; via the coding sequence ATGGCCGACAGCACCCTTGACCTCACCCTGGACGGACCGGCGCTCACCGCCCGGCTCGTCGACTTCCCTTCGGTCAGCGGGGAGGAGAAGGTCCTCGCCGACGCGATCGAATCGGCACTGCGCGCTCTGCCCCACCTCACCGTCGACCGGCACGGCAACAACGTCGTCGCCCGCACGGACCTGGGCCGCGCCGAGCGCGTCGTCCTCGCCGGGCACATCGACACCGTGCCGATCGCCGACAACGTCCCCTCCCGCCTCGACGGCGACGGGATCCTCTGGGGCTGCGGGACCTCCGACATGAAGTCCGGCGTCGCCGTCCAGCTCCGGATCGCCGCGACGGTCCCCGAGCCCAACCGCGACCTGACCTTCATCTTCTACGACAACGAAGAGGTCGCCGCGCACCTCAACGGCCTCGGCCACATCGCCGACGCCCACCCCGGGTGGCTCGCCGGGGACTTCGCCGTCCTGCTGGAGCCCTCCGACGGCGAGGTCGAGGGCGGCTGCCAGGGCACGCTCCGGGTCCACCTGCGGACGGCCGGGGAGCGGGCCCACTCCGCGCGGAGCTGGATGGGGGCCAACGCCGTCCACGCCGCCGCCCCGATCCTGGCGAGGCTCGCCGCGTACGAGCCCCGCCGCCCGGTCATCGACGGTCTCGAATACCACGAGGGCCTCAACGCGGTCGGCATCGAGGGCGGCGTCGCCACCAACGTCATCCCGGACGCCTGCACCGTCGTCGTCAACTACCGCTACGCCCCCGACCGCACCGAGGAGGAGGCCATCGCCCACGTCCGCGAGGTCTTCGCCGACTGCGGTGTGGCCGAGATCGTCATCGACGACCACTCCGGCGCCGCCATGCCCGGTCTCTCCCACCCCGCCGCCCAGGCGTTCATGGCCGCCGTCGGCGGCACCGCCCGGCCCAAGTTCGGCTGGACCGACGTCTCCCGCTTCGGCGCGCTCGGCGTCCCCGCGGTGAACTACGGCCCCGGCGACCCGATGTACGCCCACAAGCGCGACGAGCACGTGGCGGTCGCGAAGATCACCCACTGCGAGGACCGGCTCCGCTCCTGGCTGACCGGCTGA
- a CDS encoding TIGR00730 family Rossman fold protein, with translation MGNAEDARIPEGAEVPEGAVSPEEQWLGPVLRRREQVQPGTTDQRLLDSEGDSEWVHTDPWRVMRIQSEFVEGFGALAELPSAISVFGSARTPAGSPEYEAGVQLGKALVEAGFAVITGGGPGAMEAANKGAREAKGVSVGLGIELPFESGLNPHVDIGVNFRYFFVRKTMFVKYAQGFVVLPGGLGTLDELFEALTLVQTGKVTRFPIVLFGTAYWGGLVDWLRDTVVAQGKASEKDLLLFHVTDDVEEAVTLVTKEVGR, from the coding sequence ATGGGCAACGCCGAGGACGCGCGGATTCCCGAGGGTGCGGAGGTTCCCGAGGGAGCGGTCAGCCCCGAGGAACAGTGGCTGGGCCCGGTCCTGCGCCGCAGGGAGCAGGTCCAGCCCGGCACGACCGACCAGCGGCTGCTGGACTCCGAGGGCGACTCCGAGTGGGTGCACACCGACCCCTGGCGGGTGATGCGCATCCAGTCGGAGTTCGTCGAGGGCTTCGGAGCGCTCGCCGAACTGCCGAGCGCGATCAGCGTCTTCGGCTCGGCCCGCACCCCGGCCGGATCGCCGGAGTACGAGGCCGGCGTCCAGCTCGGCAAGGCCCTGGTCGAAGCGGGCTTCGCGGTGATCACCGGCGGCGGTCCGGGCGCGATGGAGGCCGCCAACAAGGGCGCCCGGGAGGCCAAGGGCGTCTCGGTCGGCCTCGGCATCGAGCTGCCCTTCGAGTCGGGCCTCAACCCGCACGTCGACATCGGCGTCAACTTCCGCTACTTCTTCGTCCGCAAGACGATGTTCGTGAAGTACGCCCAGGGCTTCGTGGTCCTGCCCGGCGGCCTCGGCACCCTGGACGAGCTCTTCGAGGCACTGACCCTCGTCCAGACCGGCAAGGTCACCCGCTTCCCGATCGTCCTGTTCGGCACGGCCTACTGGGGCGGCCTGGTCGACTGGCTCCGCGACACGGTGGTGGCCCAGGGCAAGGCATCGGAGAAGGACCTGCTGCTCTTCCACGTGACGGACGACGTGGAGGAGGCGGTGACACTGGTCACGAAGGAGGTCGGGCGGTAA
- the folP gene encoding dihydropteroate synthase has translation MRSGALRLGRREFGPHEPVIMAIVNRTPDSFYDQGATFGDEPALARVEQAVAEGAAIIDIGGVKAGPGEEVSAEEEARRTVGFVAEVRRRHPDVVISVDTWRHDVGEAVCEAGADLLNDAWGGVDPKLAEVAARYGAGLVCTHAGGAEPRTRPHRIAYEDVMADILRVTVGLAERAVELGVRADGIMIDPGHDFGKNTRHSLEATRRLGEMAETGWPVLVSLSNKDFVGETLDRPVKQRVIGTLATTAVSAWLGARVYRVHEVAETRQVLDMVASIAGHRAPAVARRGLA, from the coding sequence ATGCGAAGCGGTGCACTCAGGCTGGGGCGGCGGGAATTCGGTCCGCACGAGCCGGTGATCATGGCGATCGTGAACCGGACCCCGGACTCCTTCTACGACCAGGGCGCCACGTTCGGGGACGAGCCGGCGCTGGCCCGGGTCGAGCAGGCGGTGGCCGAGGGCGCGGCGATCATCGACATCGGCGGGGTGAAGGCAGGTCCCGGCGAGGAGGTGAGCGCCGAGGAGGAGGCCCGCCGCACGGTCGGGTTCGTCGCCGAGGTCCGCCGCCGCCATCCGGACGTGGTGATCAGCGTGGACACCTGGCGGCACGACGTGGGCGAGGCGGTCTGCGAGGCCGGCGCGGACCTGCTGAACGACGCGTGGGGCGGGGTCGACCCGAAGCTGGCGGAGGTCGCCGCGCGGTACGGGGCGGGTCTGGTGTGCACGCACGCGGGCGGCGCGGAGCCGCGGACCCGGCCGCACCGGATCGCGTACGAGGATGTGATGGCGGACATCCTGCGGGTGACGGTGGGGCTGGCCGAGCGGGCGGTGGAGCTCGGCGTGCGGGCGGACGGGATCATGATCGATCCGGGTCACGACTTCGGGAAGAACACCCGGCACTCGCTGGAGGCGACGCGGCGGCTCGGGGAGATGGCGGAGACGGGGTGGCCGGTGCTGGTGTCCCTGTCCAACAAGGACTTCGTGGGCGAGACGCTGGACCGGCCGGTGAAGCAGCGCGTCATCGGCACGCTGGCGACGACGGCGGTCTCGGCGTGGCTGGGGGCGCGGGTGTACCGGGTGCATGAGGTGGCGGAGACGCGGCAGGTCCTGGACATGGTGGCGTCCATCGCCGGGCATCGTGCGCCGGCCGTGGCGCGGAGGGGGCTGGCGTAG
- a CDS encoding cell division protein DivIVA translates to MRVFWFLLLTMVVVVTAVTLAVVGGGGSAVLQDVPPERFTDPLPATRPVGRADVEALRLPMALRGYRMVDVDEALSRLGAELAERDARIAELESALAGVQAAAVTTGTDLFKQPGDRPAEPGDRPNSSDRAEEDGR, encoded by the coding sequence ATGCGTGTGTTCTGGTTCTTGCTGCTCACGATGGTCGTGGTCGTCACCGCGGTCACCCTCGCGGTGGTCGGAGGCGGTGGGAGCGCGGTGCTCCAGGACGTCCCGCCCGAGCGGTTCACCGATCCGCTGCCCGCGACCCGCCCGGTCGGCCGGGCGGACGTCGAGGCGCTGCGCCTGCCGATGGCGCTGCGCGGCTACCGGATGGTGGACGTCGACGAGGCGCTGTCCCGGCTGGGCGCCGAACTGGCCGAGCGCGACGCCCGGATCGCCGAGCTGGAATCCGCCCTGGCCGGGGTGCAGGCGGCCGCGGTGACGACGGGCACCGACCTGTTCAAGCAGCCCGGGGACCGGCCCGCGGAGCCCGGCGACCGCCCGAACAGCTCGGACCGCGCCGAGGAGGACGGGCGATGA
- a CDS encoding DNA-3-methyladenine glycosylase I, with protein sequence MSGAALAAPDGRLRCPWGLSAEDYLDYHDTEWGRAVHGDDALFERLCLEAFQSGLSWITILRRRETFRTAFEGFRIEAVAKFTDADRERLLADPGIIRNKAKVDATLANAKVLAGWRAGELDELIWSYAPDPAGRPAPRSLADVPAVTPESTALAKALKKRSIRFVGPTTAYALMQACGLVDDHLADCVARGGGGVPR encoded by the coding sequence ATGAGCGGCGCGGCCCTGGCCGCCCCCGACGGCCGGCTGCGCTGCCCGTGGGGCCTGTCCGCCGAGGACTACCTCGACTACCACGACACCGAGTGGGGCCGGGCCGTCCACGGGGACGACGCCCTGTTCGAACGGCTCTGCCTGGAGGCCTTCCAGTCCGGGCTCTCCTGGATCACGATCCTGCGCCGCCGCGAGACCTTCCGTACCGCGTTCGAGGGATTCCGGATCGAAGCGGTGGCGAAGTTCACCGACGCCGACCGGGAACGGCTCCTGGCGGACCCGGGGATCATCCGCAACAAGGCCAAGGTCGACGCGACCCTCGCCAACGCGAAGGTGCTCGCCGGCTGGCGGGCGGGGGAGCTGGACGAGCTGATCTGGTCCTACGCCCCCGACCCGGCCGGCCGGCCCGCCCCGCGCAGCCTCGCGGACGTTCCGGCCGTCACGCCGGAGTCCACCGCGCTCGCCAAGGCGCTGAAGAAGCGCTCGATCCGCTTCGTGGGCCCCACCACCGCCTACGCGCTGATGCAGGCCTGCGGGCTGGTCGACGACCACCTCGCGGACTGCGTGGCGCGCGGCGGCGGGGGAGTGCCGCGCTGA
- a CDS encoding enoyl-CoA hydratase/isomerase family protein, whose amino-acid sequence MADEPANTVLYDVSEGLATITINRPDAMNAMNTAAKVALRDALLAAASDAEVRAVLLTATGRAFCVGQDLKEHVATLAATREAGDGNALSTVREHYNPIVRAITGMAKPVVAGVNGVAAGAGFGFALAADYRVVADTASFNTSFAGVALTADSGVSWTLPRLIGQSRAADLLFFPRSISAQDALELGIVNRVVPADGLAEEAATVARALADGPTVAYAALKESMAYGAGHTLAEALEKEDELQTRAGASQDHTIAVEAFLAKEKPVYLGK is encoded by the coding sequence ATGGCCGACGAGCCGGCGAACACCGTCCTGTACGACGTGAGCGAAGGTCTCGCGACGATCACGATCAACCGACCCGACGCGATGAACGCGATGAACACCGCGGCGAAGGTCGCGCTCCGGGACGCGCTGCTGGCGGCGGCCTCGGACGCGGAGGTCCGGGCGGTGCTGCTCACGGCCACCGGGCGCGCCTTCTGCGTCGGCCAGGATCTCAAGGAGCACGTCGCCACGCTCGCGGCGACCCGCGAGGCGGGCGACGGGAACGCGCTGAGCACGGTGCGGGAGCACTACAACCCGATCGTGCGGGCCATCACCGGGATGGCGAAGCCGGTCGTCGCCGGGGTGAACGGCGTCGCGGCGGGGGCCGGGTTCGGATTCGCGCTCGCGGCCGACTACCGGGTGGTCGCCGACACCGCCTCCTTCAACACCTCGTTCGCGGGCGTCGCACTCACCGCCGACTCGGGCGTGTCCTGGACCCTGCCCCGGCTGATCGGGCAGAGTCGCGCCGCCGATCTGCTGTTCTTCCCCCGGTCGATCTCCGCGCAGGACGCGCTGGAGCTGGGGATCGTCAACCGGGTCGTACCCGCGGACGGACTGGCCGAGGAGGCGGCGACGGTGGCCCGCGCCCTGGCGGACGGCCCCACGGTGGCGTACGCGGCGCTGAAGGAGTCGATGGCGTACGGCGCCGGGCACACGCTCGCGGAGGCGCTGGAGAAGGAGGACGAACTCCAGACCCGGGCGGGCGCCTCGCAGGACCACACCATCGCGGTGGAGGCGTTCCTGGCCAAGGAGAAGCCGGTCTACCTCGGGAAGTAG
- a CDS encoding DUF3117 domain-containing protein, producing the protein MAAMKPRTGDGPLEVTKEGRGIVMRVPLEGGGRLVVELTPDEADALGDALKKVVG; encoded by the coding sequence ATGGCGGCCATGAAGCCGCGGACGGGCGACGGCCCGCTCGAGGTGACAAAGGAGGGGCGGGGCATCGTCATGCGCGTTCCGCTCGAAGGCGGCGGTCGGCTTGTTGTCGAGCTGACTCCGGACGAGGCCGATGCCCTCGGCGACGCGCTGAAGAAGGTCGTCGGCTGA
- a CDS encoding O-methyltransferase yields the protein MRQLRGQERVITANRQTSWAFADAFVAEDEALHGARERACELGLRSVSPGTGAALRLLAAAADAKAVAEIGTGTGVSGIYLLHGMRPDGVLTTVDPEPERQQFARAAFREAGFATNRARFIPGRALDVLPRLADGGYDLVFCDGDRLESLDVLAESLRLLRPGGLVCFEGVFADGRTVDSAAQPPEVLRLRDLLRAVRESQELMSTLLPVGDGLLCAVRRG from the coding sequence TTGCGCCAACTACGGGGACAGGAGAGGGTCATTACCGCCAACCGGCAGACGAGCTGGGCGTTCGCCGACGCCTTTGTCGCCGAGGACGAAGCACTGCACGGGGCCCGGGAGCGGGCCTGCGAGCTGGGGCTTCGCTCGGTGTCACCGGGCACCGGCGCTGCGCTGCGCCTGCTGGCAGCCGCAGCGGACGCCAAAGCGGTGGCGGAGATCGGCACGGGCACCGGCGTGTCCGGCATCTATCTCCTGCACGGAATGCGGCCGGACGGGGTCCTGACCACGGTGGACCCCGAGCCCGAGCGTCAGCAGTTCGCCCGGGCGGCGTTCCGCGAGGCGGGCTTCGCCACCAACCGGGCCCGGTTCATCCCCGGCCGCGCCCTGGACGTCCTGCCCCGGCTCGCGGACGGCGGTTACGACCTCGTCTTCTGCGACGGCGACCGGCTGGAGAGCCTCGATGTGCTCGCTGAATCGTTGCGCCTGCTGCGGCCCGGCGGGCTGGTCTGCTTCGAGGGCGTCTTCGCGGACGGCCGCACGGTCGACTCCGCGGCCCAGCCGCCCGAGGTGCTGCGGCTGCGGGATCTGCTGCGGGCGGTGCGCGAGAGCCAGGAGCTGATGTCGACCCTGCTGCCGGTGGGGGACGGCCTGCTCTGCGCGGTCCGGCGCGGCTGA
- the sigE gene encoding RNA polymerase sigma factor SigE translates to MLRRLLRSAGEPKSVTNIADRSSEDSAPTATFASDADSQAWTPPSWEEIVSTHSGRVYRLAYRLTGNQHDAEDLTQEVFVRVFRSLSTYTPGTFEGWLHRITTNLFLDMVRRKQRIRFDSLGDDAAERLPSREPSPQQVFNDTHFDADVQQALDTLAPEFRAAVVLCDIEGLSYEEIAATLGVKLGTVRSRIHRGRSHLRKALKHRSPEARAEQRSLADAVLAGEGGTA, encoded by the coding sequence ATGCTGCGGCGTCTCCTCAGGTCGGCCGGTGAGCCGAAATCCGTGACCAACATTGCTGACCGTTCTTCCGAAGACTCCGCACCGACCGCGACCTTCGCCTCTGATGCGGATTCTCAGGCGTGGACCCCGCCCTCATGGGAAGAGATCGTCAGCACGCACAGCGGCCGTGTGTACCGCCTCGCCTACCGGCTGACGGGAAACCAGCACGACGCCGAGGACCTGACCCAGGAGGTCTTCGTCCGGGTGTTCCGCTCGCTGTCGACCTACACGCCCGGCACCTTCGAGGGCTGGCTGCACCGCATCACGACCAATCTCTTCCTGGACATGGTCCGGCGCAAGCAGCGCATCCGCTTCGACTCGCTCGGCGACGACGCGGCCGAGCGCCTGCCGAGCCGTGAGCCGTCCCCGCAGCAGGTCTTCAACGACACCCACTTCGACGCCGACGTGCAGCAGGCGCTGGACACCCTCGCGCCCGAATTCCGGGCGGCCGTGGTCCTCTGCGACATCGAGGGCCTCAGCTACGAGGAGATCGCCGCGACCCTCGGCGTGAAGCTCGGCACCGTCCGCAGCCGGATCCACCGCGGTCGCTCGCACCTGCGCAAGGCGCTCAAGCACCGTTCGCCCGAGGCGCGCGCCGAGCAGCGCTCCCTGGCGGACGCGGTCCTGGCAGGGGAGGGCGGAACGGCGTGA
- a CDS encoding anti-sigma factor family protein: MSGTGPTPAEAHLGDRLAALVDGELKHDARERVLAHLATCAKCKAEADAQRRLKSAFAMSASPSPSEGFLARLQGLPGGPGGDDTGSGGPFGGRKPFADEFFPGLRPPGGSTRADTVPSPLDGFGYLPATHGSTAVLPGGSGSGSLFRIHEVARDADRSPWRGRRFAFAAASAVSLAAIALGGTLPMDSGPEPSLRAEGAGNNATPLDAATRAENGAKAVSRRGGGALAVTGDGRAPERPVSGTAPAGTNRAPSLSAATPVVPVATPPVNRQGLPTAPPLFGGQASSGHPFTLPVLNVSVSPLIRPTMSGTPLLAAALGSGAGPKTVPSPVSPGPPPGSPANDLASPLSPRP, translated from the coding sequence GTGAGCGGCACAGGACCCACCCCCGCGGAAGCGCATCTGGGGGACCGCCTCGCCGCGCTGGTCGACGGCGAGCTGAAACACGACGCCCGCGAGCGGGTCCTGGCCCACCTGGCGACCTGCGCCAAGTGCAAGGCCGAGGCCGATGCCCAGCGCCGCCTCAAGAGCGCTTTCGCCATGTCCGCCTCGCCCTCGCCCTCCGAGGGGTTCCTGGCCCGCCTGCAGGGCCTTCCCGGCGGTCCCGGCGGCGACGACACAGGCTCCGGCGGACCGTTCGGCGGCCGGAAGCCCTTCGCCGACGAGTTCTTCCCCGGGCTCCGGCCCCCCGGGGGCAGTACCCGCGCCGACACCGTGCCCTCCCCCCTGGACGGCTTCGGCTACCTCCCCGCCACCCACGGCTCCACCGCCGTGCTCCCCGGCGGCTCCGGTTCCGGTTCGCTCTTCCGCATACACGAGGTGGCCCGCGACGCGGACCGCTCGCCCTGGCGCGGGCGGCGCTTCGCGTTCGCCGCGGCCAGCGCCGTCTCCCTCGCCGCCATCGCGCTGGGCGGCACCCTGCCGATGGACTCCGGCCCCGAGCCCTCCCTGCGGGCCGAGGGCGCCGGGAACAACGCAACCCCCCTCGACGCCGCGACCCGCGCCGAGAACGGCGCGAAGGCGGTCAGCCGCCGGGGCGGTGGCGCCCTCGCGGTGACCGGCGACGGCCGGGCGCCCGAGCGGCCCGTGTCCGGCACGGCCCCCGCCGGGACGAACCGGGCGCCGTCGCTCAGTGCCGCGACACCGGTGGTTCCGGTCGCCACCCCTCCGGTGAACCGGCAGGGGCTGCCGACCGCCCCGCCGCTGTTCGGCGGCCAGGCGTCGAGCGGGCACCCCTTCACGCTCCCCGTGCTGAACGTGTCCGTGTCGCCACTGATACGCCCGACGATGTCCGGCACCCCGCTGCTGGCGGCGGCGCTCGGCAGTGGCGCCGGGCCGAAGACGGTCCCTTCCCCGGTCTCTCCGGGGCCGCCTCCGGGCTCGCCCGCCAACGACCTGGCGAGCCCGCTTTCCCCCCGGCCCTGA
- a CDS encoding S1C family serine protease → MDDGKPTGPQAKWWSRPRAGRADRTEPDSGPAPADAPSAEDQDREPAAPAADVAQAQVAQAQDVTRVADVPPGTTSVPAPTSVPAPAPASVPAPAPEPSDPSGRPEGHGGQEIPSPRPSGPPLHEPDEYSTPPYGGPGPWAPAPPVQRPTPAHGTVVPPGAGAPPPPYAGTNGAPIQAPAPADGFTPPGPHAPDPHTTAPGAHQAHVPLPPQGAPEHQTRHPAPQPAPQPHAQQHTQWLQYDPWGAPGQPLTRPGPPDGAEPGRRKKGRGGAFMGVLLLTLVAGGIGGGVGAYIERNGGLTTVELPQAGRDTGGRAPDSVAGIAASALPSVVTLHVSGTAESGTGTGFVLDGRGHILTNNHVVAPAGAGGDITVTFSSGETASAELVGKDSGYDLAVVKVRGVSGLKPLPLGNSDNVQVGDPVVAIGAPFDLSNTVTSGIISAKQRPITAGGEKGDGSDISYVDALQTDAPINPGNSGGPLVDTQAHVIGINSAIRAADSARGPEAGGQSGSIGLGFAIPINQGKRVAEELISTGKATHPVIGVTLDMKYTGDGAKVGTKGADGAPAVAKDGPAAEAGIESGDIITQVQGQRVHSGEELIVKIRAHRPGDELDLKLTRGGEERTVTLTLGSASGT, encoded by the coding sequence ATGGACGACGGGAAGCCCACCGGGCCGCAGGCGAAGTGGTGGAGCCGCCCCAGGGCGGGGCGCGCCGACCGTACGGAGCCGGACAGCGGGCCGGCCCCGGCGGACGCTCCGTCGGCGGAGGACCAGGACCGCGAGCCGGCAGCCCCGGCCGCGGACGTGGCCCAGGCCCAGGTGGCCCAGGCCCAGGACGTGACCCGGGTCGCGGACGTGCCCCCCGGCACGACCTCGGTTCCGGCTCCGACCTCGGTTCCGGCTCCGGCTCCGGCCTCGGTTCCGGCTCCGGCCCCGGAGCCCTCCGACCCCTCGGGCCGGCCCGAGGGGCACGGTGGCCAGGAGATCCCGAGCCCGCGCCCGTCCGGGCCCCCGCTCCACGAGCCCGACGAGTACAGCACCCCGCCCTACGGCGGCCCCGGCCCCTGGGCGCCCGCCCCGCCCGTACAGCGGCCCACCCCGGCCCACGGCACCGTCGTACCGCCGGGAGCCGGAGCCCCGCCCCCGCCGTACGCGGGGACGAACGGCGCCCCCATCCAGGCCCCCGCGCCCGCCGACGGCTTCACGCCCCCGGGGCCCCACGCGCCTGACCCGCACACGACGGCCCCCGGGGCCCATCAGGCCCACGTACCGCTGCCGCCGCAGGGAGCCCCCGAGCATCAGACGCGGCACCCCGCACCGCAGCCCGCGCCGCAACCGCACGCACAGCAGCACACGCAGTGGCTCCAGTACGACCCGTGGGGTGCTCCGGGACAGCCGCTGACCCGGCCGGGACCCCCCGACGGCGCAGAGCCCGGCCGCCGGAAGAAGGGCCGGGGCGGGGCGTTCATGGGAGTTCTCCTGCTCACCCTGGTCGCCGGCGGCATCGGCGGCGGCGTCGGCGCGTACATCGAGCGCAACGGCGGCCTGACCACCGTCGAGCTGCCACAGGCGGGCCGCGACACCGGCGGCCGGGCCCCCGACAGCGTCGCGGGCATCGCCGCCAGCGCCCTGCCCAGCGTGGTCACCCTGCACGTCAGCGGCACCGCCGAGTCCGGCACGGGCACCGGCTTCGTCCTCGACGGCCGGGGCCACATCCTCACCAACAACCACGTCGTCGCCCCGGCCGGGGCCGGCGGGGACATCACCGTGACATTCAGCAGCGGCGAGACGGCGTCCGCTGAGCTCGTCGGCAAGGACAGCGGCTACGACCTCGCGGTCGTCAAGGTCCGCGGGGTGTCCGGGCTCAAGCCCCTGCCCCTGGGCAACTCCGACAACGTCCAGGTCGGCGACCCGGTGGTGGCCATCGGCGCCCCGTTCGACCTGTCCAACACGGTGACCTCGGGCATCATCAGCGCCAAGCAGCGGCCGATCACCGCGGGCGGCGAGAAGGGCGACGGCAGCGACATCAGCTACGTCGACGCCCTCCAGACCGACGCCCCGATCAACCCGGGCAACTCCGGCGGACCGCTGGTCGACACCCAGGCCCACGTCATCGGCATCAACAGCGCCATCCGCGCGGCCGACAGCGCCCGGGGCCCCGAGGCGGGCGGCCAGTCCGGCTCCATCGGGCTCGGCTTCGCGATACCCATCAACCAGGGCAAGCGCGTCGCCGAGGAGCTGATCAGCACCGGCAAGGCCACCCACCCGGTCATCGGCGTCACGCTGGACATGAAGTACACCGGCGACGGGGCCAAGGTCGGCACGAAGGGCGCCGACGGCGCGCCCGCCGTCGCCAAGGACGGACCCGCGGCCGAGGCGGGCATCGAGTCCGGCGACATCATCACCCAGGTCCAGGGCCAGCGGGTGCACAGCGGTGAGGAGCTGATCGTGAAGATCCGGGCCCACCGCCCCGGCGACGAGCTCGACCTCAAGCTGACCCGCGGCGGCGAGGAGCGGACGGTGACCCTCACGCTCGGCTCGGCGAGCGGCACGTGA
- a CDS encoding sec-independent translocase, giving the protein MFNDIGALELLTLGVLAVLVFGPDKLPKLIQDVTRTIRKIREFSDSAKEDIRSELGPQFKDFEFEDLNPKTFVRKQLMDGNDDLGLKEIRESFDLRKDLADVTDAVNGRAPAASDTANSAANGSAGAAADGATTSLTKTGDTAPDLLKKAPQQDRPERPPFDADAT; this is encoded by the coding sequence GTGTTCAATGACATAGGCGCACTGGAGCTGTTGACGCTCGGGGTGCTGGCCGTGCTGGTCTTCGGCCCCGACAAGCTGCCCAAGCTGATCCAGGACGTCACGCGCACCATCCGTAAGATCCGCGAGTTCTCGGACAGCGCCAAGGAAGACATCCGCTCGGAGCTGGGCCCGCAGTTCAAGGACTTCGAGTTCGAGGACCTCAACCCCAAGACGTTCGTCCGCAAGCAGCTGATGGACGGCAACGACGACCTGGGGCTGAAGGAGATCCGCGAGAGCTTCGACCTGCGCAAGGACCTGGCCGACGTCACCGACGCGGTCAACGGGCGCGCCCCGGCCGCGTCCGATACCGCCAACAGTGCGGCGAACGGCTCGGCGGGCGCGGCGGCGGACGGCGCGACGACCAGCCTCACCAAGACCGGCGACACCGCTCCTGACCTGCTCAAGAAGGCCCCGCAGCAGGACCGTCCCGAGCGCCCGCCGTTCGACGCGGACGCCACCTGA